A genomic stretch from Dyella sp. M7H15-1 includes:
- a CDS encoding fimbrial protein, producing MLKIFIISATLLLSLLASKGVLAQFNGCIMVNPGWVQNSSWPDPIIVDSASANGTVLATLVGSPNNNFGTFVSAAHNLFANCTVGWYVSGAIANGGTWNTNVPGVGLRVTYGSAQVNGSGTQQLRFPQEFYTASMQLELIKTGSVTSTSTLNPINYYYNCSGCGTGGGGGPDDWYGLRLSVSGVTVQPAAPTCSLSTSSATFNMGSVLTTAFTGGPGSHQEWVANQSLVSGGCNASTVSMTFAGTAAGAPYSNAFANAGTATGVALELWQAVGSQAIPNSSTPINFTPQGAGGRYTFQARYIQTASTVTAGSVNATVTVTVNYK from the coding sequence ATGTTAAAAATATTCATTATTTCAGCAACACTTCTTTTATCGCTCTTAGCGAGTAAAGGAGTACTTGCCCAGTTTAACGGCTGCATCATGGTAAATCCCGGATGGGTCCAAAATTCGTCGTGGCCCGATCCGATTATCGTGGATAGCGCCTCAGCGAACGGAACTGTCCTTGCCACACTAGTCGGAAGTCCAAATAATAACTTCGGCACTTTTGTTAGTGCAGCACATAATCTTTTCGCTAACTGTACTGTGGGTTGGTATGTAAGCGGCGCTATCGCCAATGGTGGTACCTGGAATACAAATGTCCCAGGTGTGGGCTTGCGCGTCACTTACGGAAGTGCGCAGGTCAATGGCAGCGGCACTCAGCAACTTAGGTTCCCCCAAGAATTTTACACCGCATCGATGCAATTGGAACTGATTAAAACCGGTTCGGTTACGTCCACTTCGACGCTCAATCCCATCAATTACTACTACAACTGTTCCGGGTGTGGCACAGGTGGTGGTGGAGGGCCGGACGACTGGTATGGCCTGAGGTTGTCTGTAAGTGGAGTGACGGTTCAACCTGCCGCGCCGACTTGCTCACTTTCCACCTCCAGCGCCACCTTCAACATGGGCTCCGTGTTGACGACCGCCTTTACTGGCGGCCCAGGCAGTCATCAGGAGTGGGTAGCCAACCAATCCCTTGTCTCGGGTGGCTGCAATGCCAGCACCGTCTCCATGACCTTCGCAGGAACCGCTGCGGGGGCTCCGTACAGCAACGCTTTTGCCAACGCAGGCACCGCCACGGGCGTGGCGCTGGAGCTATGGCAGGCAGTCGGCTCGCAAGCCATCCCCAACAGCAGCACGCCCATCAATTTTACGCCGCAGGGCGCAGGTGGAAGGTACACGTTCCAGGCGCGCTATATCCAGACGGCATCGACTGTGACAGCCGGCTCGGTCAACGCCACCGTGACGGTCACGGTCAACTACAAATAA
- a CDS encoding fimbrial protein has product MQRSTIKALFPSLLIAACIAPNAVWAENATIHVTGTITGSTCSLQTSSITLPIGNVDKSTFTGIGSTSPWSPNVQLVSAGCDASLVSMTFSGTADANDSSLFKATGGAEGVGIEVCKSGGSASGECAVPNDTSRPVTFTPAPAGQGYSFAARYVQTTDAITTGPGNATITVLITYT; this is encoded by the coding sequence ATGCAACGTTCAACAATAAAAGCTCTCTTTCCAAGCCTGCTGATCGCTGCCTGCATCGCACCGAACGCAGTGTGGGCAGAAAATGCAACCATCCATGTAACCGGTACGATTACCGGCTCGACGTGTTCCCTGCAAACCTCCAGTATCACCCTTCCCATTGGCAATGTGGATAAATCGACATTTACCGGCATTGGCAGCACATCGCCTTGGTCGCCGAATGTACAGCTAGTTTCGGCCGGCTGTGATGCATCCCTGGTATCAATGACCTTCAGTGGAACGGCTGACGCCAACGACTCAAGTTTATTCAAGGCGACCGGTGGTGCGGAGGGCGTTGGTATTGAAGTGTGCAAGAGCGGCGGGAGTGCCTCTGGTGAGTGCGCGGTACCGAACGATACGAGCAGGCCTGTTACGTTTACACCTGCTCCGGCAGGTCAAGGCTATTCATTCGCCGCACGTTACGTACAAACGACCGACGCCATTACGACTGGTCCCGGTAACGCGACAATTACCGTCTTGATTACATATACCTGA
- the mvaD gene encoding diphosphomevalonate decarboxylase produces the protein MNFEPRADVSAGELHAASQAQPNIALVKYWGKRDVALNLPVVGSISITLDSLWTRTEVRFVPGQKQDQVSLNGRSDEAESRRVTACLDLLRQRAGVDYGAKVTSQNNFPTAAGLASSASGFAALVHAGAHALGLALSRVEQSVLARRCSGSAARSIFGGYVEWAHGKLADGTDSVARPLLDADAWPLRVAVAITSKAAKQVGSTEGMRRTARTSPYQSAWVDTQEADLDVARNAILARDFDALAAISEHSCLKMHALAMAAQPGLLYWKGATVECMHRVRVLRQQGVPVFFTVDAGPQLKAVCVPSAIEQVKAVLCDAPGVLDVLDAGLGAGARAMPVGELAT, from the coding sequence ATGAACTTCGAACCACGCGCCGATGTATCCGCCGGAGAGCTCCATGCTGCCTCGCAAGCCCAGCCGAACATCGCGCTGGTCAAGTACTGGGGTAAGCGCGACGTTGCATTGAACCTGCCGGTGGTCGGTTCCATTTCGATCACCCTGGATAGCCTCTGGACCCGCACCGAAGTGCGCTTTGTGCCAGGGCAAAAACAGGATCAGGTAAGCCTCAACGGCCGCAGCGACGAAGCCGAATCCCGGCGTGTCACCGCCTGTCTGGACCTGCTGCGCCAGCGTGCAGGCGTCGATTACGGTGCGAAAGTGACGAGCCAGAACAACTTTCCCACCGCGGCTGGGCTGGCTTCCTCCGCCTCGGGTTTTGCGGCGCTGGTGCACGCAGGTGCGCACGCGCTGGGCTTGGCATTGAGTCGGGTGGAACAGTCAGTGCTGGCGCGCCGTTGCTCCGGCTCGGCAGCACGCTCCATCTTCGGTGGTTACGTTGAATGGGCACACGGCAAGCTGGCCGATGGCACGGATTCGGTCGCCCGGCCGTTGCTGGACGCCGATGCATGGCCGTTGCGCGTTGCCGTGGCGATTACGTCCAAGGCAGCCAAGCAGGTGGGTTCCACCGAAGGCATGCGTCGTACGGCGCGGACCTCACCTTATCAATCGGCCTGGGTCGACACCCAGGAAGCCGATCTCGACGTGGCACGCAACGCCATTCTTGCGCGTGACTTCGATGCGCTTGCCGCGATTTCCGAACATAGCTGCCTCAAGATGCATGCGCTGGCCATGGCCGCGCAGCCGGGCCTGCTTTACTGGAAGGGCGCTACGGTGGAATGCATGCACCGCGTGCGCGTCCTGCGTCAGCAAGGCGTGCCGGTGTTTTTCACCGTCGATGCGGGTCCGCAATTGAAGGCGGTATGCGTACCATCGGCCATCGAGCAAGTGAAAGCGGTCCTGTGCGATGCTCCTGGTGTGCTTGATGTGCTTGATGCTGGCCTCGGCGCGGGCGCGCGCGCGATGCCGGTGGGTGAGCTGGCGACATGA
- a CDS encoding type II toxin-antitoxin system HicB family antitoxin, with amino-acid sequence MRFPVVLHTDDGLHYGVIVPDLPGCYSAGDSIDDALVQVLEAIDLHLEGMMEDDKTELPEPSLINAHQQNPDYVGGIWAVVDFDTSKYEGKAEKINITVPRKLLSKIDAYVSNHPGETRSGFMTRAALQVIRGKAA; translated from the coding sequence ATGCGATTCCCAGTTGTTCTCCATACGGATGACGGCCTGCACTACGGCGTCATCGTCCCGGATTTGCCTGGCTGTTATTCGGCAGGCGATTCTATTGATGACGCCCTCGTGCAAGTACTTGAGGCCATCGACCTGCATCTGGAGGGCATGATGGAAGACGACAAGACCGAGCTACCGGAACCCAGCCTGATCAATGCGCACCAGCAGAATCCGGATTACGTCGGTGGCATATGGGCCGTGGTCGACTTCGATACGTCCAAGTACGAAGGCAAGGCGGAAAAAATCAACATTACCGTGCCACGTAAGTTGCTTTCGAAGATCGATGCCTATGTGTCCAATCATCCAGGAGAGACACGATCTGGCTTTATGACTCGTGCCGCCCTGCAAGTGATACGCGGCAAAGCTGCGTAA
- a CDS encoding type II toxin-antitoxin system HicA family toxin: MIPTIKSADVIKRLEAEGWMLSRIKGSHHQFKHPAKPGLVTVPHPKADTPKGTFHSIAKQAGWK, encoded by the coding sequence ATGATACCCACCATAAAGAGCGCGGATGTGATCAAGCGGCTGGAAGCCGAGGGCTGGATGCTTAGCCGAATCAAGGGTTCACATCACCAGTTCAAACATCCAGCAAAGCCCGGCCTTGTAACTGTCCCGCACCCCAAAGCCGATACTCCGAAAGGTACTTTCCATAGCATCGCCAAGCAGGCGGGATGGAAATAG
- a CDS encoding fimbria/pilus periplasmic chaperone, translating to MIYPAQERQITVALTNDNKDLPILVQAWIDDGDEKSTPDQINAPFLLVPPMFRMEPGKGQSLRITYLQDKPLPTDKESVFWLNVLEVPPKPKAAKGEAKNTLQLAFRTRVKLFFRPKGLKGAVKDAPSQLNWKLLREGSKQVLQAENPSAYYVSFENVSLAVNGKEVKNDDPQMIAPGGTQRFVLEDIPLPVDTKSEVRFTSIDDYGQIVPHNAALTR from the coding sequence GTGATTTATCCGGCGCAAGAACGCCAGATCACCGTAGCCCTTACCAACGACAACAAGGATCTGCCGATATTGGTGCAGGCGTGGATTGACGACGGCGATGAGAAAAGCACACCAGACCAGATCAACGCTCCCTTCTTGCTGGTACCACCGATGTTCAGGATGGAACCAGGCAAAGGGCAATCGCTGCGCATCACCTATCTGCAAGACAAGCCGTTGCCCACCGACAAAGAATCGGTGTTCTGGTTGAACGTGCTGGAAGTGCCGCCCAAACCCAAGGCTGCCAAAGGCGAAGCGAAGAACACCTTGCAACTGGCGTTTCGCACGCGCGTCAAATTGTTTTTCCGGCCGAAGGGTTTGAAGGGGGCGGTTAAAGATGCGCCAAGTCAGCTAAATTGGAAATTACTGCGGGAAGGCTCAAAGCAAGTGCTCCAGGCGGAAAATCCTAGCGCCTATTATGTTTCCTTTGAGAACGTGTCGCTGGCCGTAAACGGCAAGGAAGTTAAAAACGACGATCCACAGATGATTGCGCCCGGCGGCACGCAGCGCTTTGTGCTTGAGGACATCCCTTTGCCCGTGGACACAAAATCCGAGGTGCGATTTACCAGCATTGATGACTACGGCCAGATTGTCCCGCATAACGCAGCGTTGACGCGTTAG
- a CDS encoding glycosyltransferase produces MSVLEWVAASLPALMWVGLLLAPWRPWSTRERIEADPQAGSVDLSEITVLIPARNEADVISHTLTGLQAQGGGLQIVVIDDQSTDDTAKIAASFPNVRVISGQPLPQGWAGKLWALEQGKAHVQTPITLLLDADIQLQPGLLAALLTHKRRDNRQFVSLMADLRRTSFWDRLLLPAFVYYFKLIYPFAISNSRSKLIAAAAGGCILVDTEALHRAGAFASLRNALIDDCTLARQVKNAGYRTWLGLSRGVVSLRPYGSVRSIHDMVARSAFTQLGYSTPLLLLVTALFVLAYGVPFLLLSSPITSRLGVLALVAMMLSYLPMLRYYGMRLAWALLLPFAAALYLGMTWSSAIRYWRGVRSRWKDRVYST; encoded by the coding sequence ATGAGCGTGCTGGAGTGGGTTGCCGCGTCACTGCCGGCACTGATGTGGGTGGGCCTGCTGCTGGCACCGTGGCGGCCTTGGAGCACTCGCGAACGTATTGAAGCCGACCCGCAAGCCGGATCGGTCGATCTCAGCGAAATCACCGTACTCATCCCGGCCCGCAACGAGGCCGACGTCATCAGCCACACGCTGACTGGTTTGCAGGCGCAAGGCGGCGGCCTGCAAATCGTGGTGATCGATGATCAATCCACTGACGACACCGCCAAGATCGCCGCTTCGTTTCCCAACGTGCGCGTGATCAGCGGTCAACCATTGCCGCAAGGCTGGGCCGGCAAGCTATGGGCGTTGGAGCAGGGCAAGGCGCATGTGCAAACGCCGATCACTTTGTTGCTGGATGCGGACATTCAATTGCAGCCTGGCTTGCTTGCCGCATTGCTGACACACAAGCGTCGCGACAATCGCCAATTTGTTTCGCTGATGGCCGACCTGCGCCGCACCAGCTTTTGGGATCGCCTGCTGCTGCCGGCTTTTGTGTACTACTTCAAGCTGATCTATCCCTTCGCGATATCCAATTCGCGCTCGAAGCTTATCGCGGCAGCGGCGGGTGGCTGCATTCTGGTCGATACCGAAGCTTTACATCGTGCTGGCGCCTTCGCCAGCCTACGCAACGCACTGATCGATGACTGCACACTGGCGCGACAAGTCAAGAACGCCGGCTATCGCACTTGGCTGGGACTTAGCCGCGGCGTGGTCAGCCTGCGTCCCTATGGTAGCGTGCGCTCCATCCACGACATGGTTGCACGCTCTGCATTCACCCAGCTTGGTTACTCTACGCCACTGCTGTTGCTGGTCACCGCCTTGTTCGTGCTCGCTTACGGCGTACCGTTCCTGCTGCTCAGCTCGCCGATCACCTCGCGCCTGGGCGTGCTGGCCCTGGTCGCGATGATGCTCAGCTATCTACCCATGCTGCGCTACTACGGCATGCGGCTGGCTTGGGCATTGCTATTGCCATTCGCCGCTGCGCTGTATCTGGGTATGACCTGGAGCTCGGCAATCCGTTACTGGCGCGGTGTGCGTTCGCGTTGGAAGGATCGTGTTTACAGCACGTAG
- the idi gene encoding isopentenyl-diphosphate Delta-isomerase, translated as MDNQELERQEWRDSNDIVSFDDEPLVLVDSNDQEVGFLDKASAHEGKGTLHRAFSLFVFNAKGELLLQQRAPGKRLWPGFWSNTCCSHPRRGETVDTAIHRRLKEELGLTCDLQYLFKFEYHAQFDADGAEHELCWVYAGRSDDAPTVNVNEISGLRYISPDALDAEMAAKPETFSPWFKIEWERIRHEHAHVFAPLSKG; from the coding sequence TTGGATAACCAAGAGCTCGAGCGTCAAGAGTGGCGCGACTCCAACGACATCGTGTCTTTCGACGACGAACCCCTGGTGCTGGTCGATTCCAATGACCAGGAAGTCGGCTTCCTTGACAAGGCGTCGGCGCACGAAGGCAAGGGCACGTTGCATCGCGCCTTCTCGCTGTTCGTGTTCAACGCGAAGGGCGAACTGCTGCTGCAGCAGCGCGCACCGGGCAAGCGCCTATGGCCGGGTTTCTGGTCCAACACTTGCTGCAGCCATCCGCGCCGCGGCGAAACGGTGGATACCGCTATCCATCGTCGCCTGAAAGAAGAACTCGGCCTGACCTGCGATCTGCAGTACTTGTTCAAGTTTGAATACCACGCGCAGTTCGATGCGGACGGTGCCGAACATGAACTGTGCTGGGTGTATGCGGGTCGCAGCGACGATGCGCCGACCGTGAACGTGAACGAAATTTCAGGTTTGCGCTATATCTCGCCCGATGCGCTCGATGCGGAAATGGCGGCCAAACCCGAGACTTTCTCCCCCTGGTTCAAGATCGAATGGGAGAGGATCCGGCATGAGCATGCTCACGTGTTCGCCCCCTTGTCCAAGGGTTAG
- a CDS encoding hydroxymethylglutaryl-CoA reductase, degradative, with translation MSAESSSAERSRFPAFYKLSVSDRVRIIHERGWLSAEDYQALVSGEHTLKIHKADKMIENVVGVMGLPVGLGLNFLVNGRDYIVPLVVEEPSIVAALSSAAKVVRGTGGFTVESTEPVLIGQVQVVDVPHLAQAKAVLLQRKDELLNLANSLHPQMVARGGGAQDLEVHIHPRPEGGDMLAVHLLVDTRDAMGANLVNTMCEGIASLVETMTSGRVFLRILSNLTDRSMVRARCVIPVEHLTGKGFTGEEVRDGIVLANEFASIDPYRAATHNKGIMNGVDAVALATGNDWRAIEAAAHAYAARGGRYTSLTRWYKGEKGELVGELDIPMKVGTVGGPLQSNATVALNLRLLGVKTARELAEIMGAVGLAQNFSALRALVTEGIQQGHMTLHARSVAVAAGATAEIFDTVVERLVESGEIKIWKAQEIVDQVRKESRGVPDVTEQSAVDHRACGHGKIILLGEHAVVYGSHAIAAPVPLAVRAVVQDTQSGGVDMFIPRWGVEYRLHRDPAHRDSFQRSLGIIFDTLELTERSMRIEVFPNVPRAMGLGGSAAMAVAVIRALDQHYKLGLRDEEINALAFRCEEVAHGSASGIDNTVATYGKPLLYKRASKKGDAPMVRELHLSKRIPIVIGISGKESLTAVTVGKVRTAWQRNPALYDGIFQQIDALTLQGMEAMQHYDLERLGDLMNICHGLLNALRVSSWEVEELVQIAREHGAIGAKLTGGGGGGSIVALCPQNREKVAAAMRDAGYQAMEVDIG, from the coding sequence ATGAGCGCCGAATCATCGAGTGCCGAACGGTCCCGATTTCCCGCTTTCTACAAACTCTCGGTTTCCGACCGAGTGCGCATCATTCACGAGCGCGGCTGGCTTTCGGCCGAGGATTATCAGGCGCTGGTCTCCGGCGAGCACACGCTGAAGATCCACAAAGCCGACAAGATGATCGAGAACGTGGTTGGTGTGATGGGCCTGCCGGTCGGCCTGGGCCTCAACTTCCTGGTCAACGGTCGCGACTACATCGTGCCGCTGGTGGTGGAGGAGCCCTCCATCGTCGCGGCCCTGTCTTCCGCGGCTAAGGTGGTGCGCGGCACGGGTGGTTTCACCGTCGAGAGCACCGAGCCGGTGCTGATCGGCCAGGTGCAAGTCGTGGATGTGCCGCATCTGGCGCAGGCCAAGGCCGTCCTGCTGCAACGTAAGGACGAACTGCTCAACCTCGCCAACAGCCTGCATCCGCAGATGGTGGCGCGCGGTGGCGGCGCGCAGGACCTGGAAGTGCATATCCATCCGCGTCCCGAAGGCGGCGACATGCTGGCGGTGCATTTGTTGGTCGATACGCGCGACGCGATGGGCGCTAACCTCGTCAACACCATGTGCGAAGGCATTGCTTCGCTGGTCGAAACAATGACCAGTGGCCGCGTCTTCCTGCGCATTCTTTCCAACCTCACCGATCGCTCGATGGTGCGCGCGCGTTGCGTGATTCCCGTCGAGCATCTCACTGGCAAGGGCTTCACCGGCGAGGAAGTGCGCGATGGCATCGTGCTCGCGAACGAATTCGCCAGCATCGATCCGTATCGCGCGGCCACGCACAACAAGGGCATCATGAATGGTGTCGATGCCGTGGCGCTGGCCACCGGCAACGACTGGCGCGCCATCGAAGCGGCCGCGCATGCCTATGCTGCACGCGGTGGTCGCTATACCTCGCTCACACGCTGGTACAAGGGCGAGAAGGGCGAGCTGGTCGGCGAGCTCGATATCCCGATGAAGGTCGGCACTGTCGGCGGTCCGCTGCAATCCAACGCCACCGTGGCGCTCAACCTGCGCCTGCTCGGCGTGAAGACAGCGCGTGAACTGGCTGAAATCATGGGTGCTGTGGGTTTGGCGCAGAACTTCTCCGCATTGCGCGCGCTGGTCACCGAGGGCATCCAGCAAGGTCACATGACCTTGCATGCACGCAGCGTCGCCGTCGCCGCCGGCGCTACGGCGGAAATCTTCGACACCGTGGTGGAGCGCCTGGTGGAAAGCGGCGAGATCAAGATCTGGAAGGCGCAGGAAATTGTCGACCAAGTGCGCAAGGAGTCGCGCGGTGTGCCGGATGTGACCGAGCAGTCAGCCGTCGATCATCGCGCCTGCGGCCATGGCAAGATCATTCTTCTCGGTGAGCATGCTGTCGTCTACGGCAGCCATGCGATTGCCGCGCCGGTACCGCTCGCTGTTCGCGCTGTGGTGCAGGACACCCAGTCCGGCGGTGTGGACATGTTCATCCCACGCTGGGGTGTGGAATACCGCTTGCACCGTGATCCGGCGCATCGTGACTCCTTCCAGCGCTCGCTTGGCATCATCTTCGACACGCTGGAACTCACCGAGCGCTCGATGCGTATCGAAGTGTTCCCGAACGTGCCGCGTGCGATGGGCCTTGGCGGCTCGGCCGCGATGGCGGTAGCCGTGATCCGTGCGCTCGACCAGCACTACAAGCTGGGCCTGCGCGACGAGGAGATCAACGCACTCGCGTTCCGCTGCGAAGAAGTGGCGCATGGTTCTGCCTCGGGTATCGACAACACCGTGGCCACCTATGGCAAGCCACTGCTATACAAGCGCGCCAGCAAGAAGGGCGACGCGCCGATGGTGCGCGAGCTGCACTTGTCCAAGCGCATTCCGATCGTGATTGGCATCAGCGGCAAGGAAAGCCTTACTGCGGTAACGGTCGGCAAGGTGCGCACGGCATGGCAGCGCAATCCGGCGCTGTACGACGGCATCTTCCAGCAGATCGACGCGCTTACACTGCAAGGTATGGAAGCCATGCAACACTACGATCTGGAGCGACTGGGTGACTTGATGAACATCTGCCACGGCCTGCTCAACGCATTGCGTGTGTCGAGCTGGGAAGTGGAAGAACTGGTGCAGATCGCGCGCGAACACGGCGCGATCGGCGCCAAGCTTACAGGTGGCGGTGGCGGCGGCTCGATCGTTGCGCTGTGCCCGCAGAACCGCGAAAAAGTGGCCGCCGCGATGCGCGATGCCGGCTATCAGGCTATGGAGGTGGACATTGGATAA
- the hpnH gene encoding adenosyl-hopene transferase HpnH yields the protein MGIPLIQQTTIARYILGKKLSGQKRYPLAMMLEPLFQCNLACAGCGKIDQPKEILQKRMSVEQALAAVDECDAPVVSIPGGEPLIHKDLPKIVEGIVARKKFVYLCTNAILMPKHIDEYKPSPYFTWSVHLDGLEKQHDKSVCMDGVFDKAVTAIKLALSKGFRVTVNCTLFNSEPPEEVADFFDYAMELGVEGITVSPGYSYQHAPRQDVFLGRSESKQLFRSIFKVGKERKRKWAFNQSAMFMDFIAGNQAYQCTPWSNPTYNIFGWQKPCYLLVDEGYAKTYKELMEDTEWEKYGVGINPKCDNCMAHCGFEGTAVDDMFAHPLKALKVSMFGPRTDGPMAPDLPIKYGDRADATAIKIPISSIQHRNASTGVDANP from the coding sequence TTGGGTATTCCACTTATTCAGCAGACCACGATCGCGCGCTACATTCTTGGCAAGAAGCTGAGCGGCCAGAAGCGTTATCCGCTGGCGATGATGTTGGAACCATTGTTCCAGTGCAATCTGGCTTGCGCCGGTTGCGGCAAGATCGATCAGCCCAAGGAAATTCTGCAAAAGCGCATGAGCGTGGAGCAGGCACTGGCGGCCGTGGACGAATGCGACGCACCGGTCGTTTCGATTCCGGGCGGCGAGCCGCTGATCCACAAAGACCTGCCGAAGATCGTCGAAGGCATCGTGGCGCGCAAGAAGTTCGTATACCTGTGCACCAATGCCATTCTGATGCCCAAACACATCGACGAATACAAGCCGTCGCCGTACTTCACCTGGTCCGTACACCTCGATGGCCTCGAAAAGCAACATGACAAATCCGTGTGCATGGACGGCGTGTTCGACAAGGCCGTGACGGCGATCAAGCTCGCACTATCCAAAGGCTTCCGCGTCACGGTCAACTGCACCCTGTTCAACAGCGAGCCGCCGGAAGAAGTCGCCGACTTCTTCGACTATGCGATGGAACTGGGTGTCGAAGGCATCACCGTATCGCCGGGCTACAGCTATCAGCACGCGCCGCGCCAGGATGTGTTCCTGGGGCGCAGCGAAAGCAAGCAGCTGTTCCGCAGCATCTTCAAGGTCGGCAAGGAACGCAAGCGCAAGTGGGCGTTCAATCAGTCGGCGATGTTCATGGACTTCATCGCAGGCAACCAGGCCTACCAATGCACGCCGTGGTCCAACCCAACCTACAACATCTTCGGCTGGCAGAAGCCCTGCTACCTGCTGGTGGATGAAGGCTACGCTAAGACCTACAAGGAACTCATGGAAGATACCGAGTGGGAGAAGTACGGCGTAGGTATCAATCCCAAGTGCGACAACTGCATGGCGCATTGCGGCTTTGAAGGCACGGCGGTGGACGATATGTTTGCCCATCCACTGAAAGCGCTGAAGGTATCCATGTTTGGGCCGCGTACCGACGGCCCGATGGCGCCGGATCTGCCGATTAAGTATGGCGACCGTGCCGATGCCACCGCGATCAAGATTCCGATCAGCTCGATCCAGCACCGCAATGCCTCGACCGGCGTCGACGCCAATCCCTGA
- a CDS encoding fimbria/pilus periplasmic chaperone, giving the protein MIYPAQEREITLSLTNDEKTQPRLVQAWIDDGQVDTPPDQIHVPFELMPPVFRLDAGKSQVLRIVYTHENSAANPLPKDKESLFWLNVLSVPPDPSNAKSQNLLKFAIRTRIKFFLRPEGLAGDAEQAPAQLQWKRVSHGNEQTLEAYNPSAYHISFANIAVVVDGREVKSEPPPMLAPGATGRYVLKDLTQPPTGAATIRFTTVNDYGTAVDHTAKL; this is encoded by the coding sequence GTGATCTATCCGGCGCAAGAGCGTGAAATCACCCTGTCGCTGACCAATGACGAAAAGACGCAACCTCGTTTGGTACAAGCCTGGATCGACGATGGGCAGGTAGATACTCCGCCCGATCAAATCCATGTGCCGTTTGAGTTGATGCCACCGGTGTTTCGTCTGGACGCGGGCAAAAGCCAGGTGTTGCGCATCGTCTATACCCACGAAAACAGCGCCGCGAACCCGCTTCCCAAGGACAAGGAATCCTTGTTTTGGTTAAACGTGTTGTCGGTGCCGCCTGATCCCAGTAACGCGAAAAGTCAAAATCTCCTCAAATTCGCCATCCGTACGCGCATTAAGTTTTTCCTCCGTCCCGAAGGGCTTGCCGGCGATGCGGAGCAAGCACCGGCACAATTGCAATGGAAACGTGTTTCCCATGGAAATGAGCAAACCCTGGAAGCCTATAACCCCAGCGCCTATCACATCTCTTTTGCCAACATCGCCGTGGTTGTCGATGGCCGGGAGGTCAAGAGCGAGCCCCCTCCCATGCTCGCCCCGGGTGCCACTGGCAGATACGTGCTCAAGGATTTGACCCAGCCACCAACGGGTGCGGCCACGATACGTTTTACGACGGTCAACGACTACGGCACCGCCGTCGACCATACCGCGAAGTTGTAG
- a CDS encoding fimbrial protein, producing MNLGAHNLGEFNTPGAPTQWVNFAITSQGCAADIVTLHMGFDGTADTDNANVFAVAPGGATGLGIQLQGLDAANTIVIPNSTAQLITWTPEAIGGTYPMRARYMQTKAAVTPGPANGTVTVMLSYN from the coding sequence GTGAATTTAGGCGCCCATAATCTGGGCGAATTCAATACGCCTGGAGCGCCTACCCAATGGGTCAATTTCGCCATCACCTCGCAGGGGTGCGCGGCCGACATCGTGACGCTGCACATGGGGTTCGACGGCACCGCCGATACGGATAATGCAAATGTGTTTGCGGTGGCACCGGGCGGAGCAACGGGCTTGGGCATCCAGTTGCAGGGCCTGGATGCGGCCAACACCATCGTCATTCCAAACAGCACCGCACAATTGATCACCTGGACGCCGGAGGCTATCGGCGGCACGTATCCCATGCGCGCGCGCTATATGCAGACCAAGGCTGCTGTGACACCTGGCCCGGCCAACGGCACCGTCACGGTGATGCTTTCTTACAACTGA
- a CDS encoding fimbrial protein → MRPSANKVLLPGFLLATCLASNAVWAENAQINFIGTISGPTCSLQTSDITIPIGTVDKSTFTGIGSSSPWSPNVQLVSAGCNASLVSMTFSGTADANNSSLFTVTGGAAGIGIEVCKTGGSAAGECAVPNDTSRPVTFTPAPAGQGYSFAARYVQTAGTIAAGPGNATITVVITYT, encoded by the coding sequence ATGCGTCCATCGGCCAACAAAGTCCTCTTGCCTGGCTTTTTGCTTGCTACTTGTCTTGCGTCGAACGCGGTCTGGGCGGAGAACGCACAGATAAACTTTATTGGCACGATCAGCGGGCCAACCTGTTCGCTGCAAACGTCCGACATCACCATCCCCATCGGCACCGTGGACAAATCGACATTTACCGGCATTGGCAGTAGTTCACCTTGGTCGCCGAATGTACAGCTAGTTTCGGCCGGCTGTAATGCCTCCCTGGTATCGATGACCTTCAGCGGAACAGCCGATGCCAACAACTCAAGTTTATTTACCGTGACCGGTGGTGCGGCGGGCATTGGTATTGAAGTGTGCAAGACCGGCGGTAGTGCCGCTGGCGAGTGCGCGGTGCCGAACGATACGAGCAGGCCCGTTACGTTTACGCCTGCTCCGGCAGGTCAAGGCTATTCATTCGCCGCACGTTATGTTCAGACGGCCGGAACCATTGCCGCTGGGCCGGGTAACGCAACGATTACCGTAGTGATCACCTACACCTGA